The Pirellulimonas nuda genome includes a region encoding these proteins:
- a CDS encoding GNAT family N-acetyltransferase, translating into MIVRKYESRDLEAVLSSWEQAARLAHPFLAEEFLAQERKNLPELYLPNAETWVAEIDGAAVGFVALIGNEIGGLFLLPSHHGKGIGRALVDKAREVRGTLEVEVFSRNSIGRRFYANCGFEEIGESIHEPTRQKVLRLRCSAGD; encoded by the coding sequence ATGATCGTTAGAAAATACGAAAGCCGGGATTTGGAAGCTGTTCTTTCTTCATGGGAGCAGGCAGCGCGGCTGGCCCACCCATTTTTAGCCGAGGAGTTTCTGGCTCAAGAACGCAAGAATCTTCCAGAGTTGTATTTGCCTAACGCAGAAACATGGGTGGCCGAGATTGACGGAGCCGCTGTGGGTTTTGTGGCCCTTATTGGCAACGAGATCGGCGGATTATTCTTGCTTCCTTCTCACCACGGGAAAGGGATTGGCCGAGCACTCGTTGACAAAGCCAGGGAAGTGCGTGGCACGCTTGAAGTCGAGGTGTTCTCAAGGAACTCAATAGGCCGACGCTTCTACGCAAATTGCGGCTTCGAAGAGATCGGCGAGAGCATCCACGAGCCGACGAGGCAGAAGGTGCTCCGCCTACGATGTTCTGCCGGCGATTAG
- a CDS encoding LamG domain-containing protein has translation MLAIVCVLACPTQRQAEAAYSKVVLDSAPIAYWKLDESGGSTAINSGSLGSAANASYSGGHAKGAPPLAGEEGASVSFSGGRIGLGNVNGVNRSGPFTQKTIELWFQAESLSGRQVLYEQGGSIRGLSIYLDGTDLYVAGWNQANDDGGGGAAPWGAPNPVFIPVYGGVTTGAVYHVVLVMRGDDSDLSGVLIGYLNGASFGQRSGVGRLWNHNPAVIAGAAADTRFHDGNTNSNAREFDGRVDEVALYNRALTQAEVLAHFQAGSPAEALAGHWKFDEGIGLTAADGSTAGNDAKLWGSAAWTTDCLGRNAVAFDGVRGEAATTAPFSPPSTGTVAFWMKSAAVPRSIGRLFGVNGDWEARRQTDGTIVFDLGASPPSNAQPFRTTSAFETAGRWRHVAAVFDASDSSFEVWVDGELEASGVNSAKMVAQPSGTLSFGARTGSSERWQGAMRDFRVYPAKLSSARIAQLYGLVAHWKLDETSGPDAVDSSGRGADAEFVGTPRLGRDGAFSPKTGAAVQLDGLDDAIDSGQGLLNGADEFTMAGWIKPRNMAPGQPFFGQPGLIEVGVLDTAYRVELRTRAAGSVAASNVLFPGEWKHLAAVGTGDSLTLYVDGREVASGGSRVAGYGANAEAFKIGEGVIEDAAAFFDGMVDDVRLYHRALCPDQVYDLYKGGRPSGVRIIRWSEVR, from the coding sequence GTGCTGGCGATCGTCTGCGTGCTGGCCTGCCCGACCCAGCGCCAAGCAGAGGCCGCCTATTCGAAGGTGGTGTTGGACAGCGCCCCGATCGCCTACTGGAAGCTGGACGAATCCGGCGGGAGCACCGCGATCAACAGCGGGTCGCTCGGCTCGGCCGCCAACGCAAGCTACTCGGGGGGGCACGCCAAGGGAGCGCCACCGCTCGCGGGAGAAGAAGGCGCGTCGGTCAGCTTTAGCGGAGGACGTATCGGTCTCGGGAATGTGAATGGCGTCAACCGCTCCGGCCCGTTTACACAGAAGACGATCGAGCTCTGGTTCCAAGCAGAGAGCCTTTCAGGCCGGCAGGTCCTCTACGAGCAGGGGGGAAGTATCCGCGGGCTGAGCATCTACCTCGACGGCACCGACCTCTACGTCGCCGGCTGGAACCAAGCCAACGACGACGGCGGCGGAGGCGCCGCGCCCTGGGGCGCCCCCAATCCGGTCTTCATCCCCGTCTACGGGGGGGTGACGACGGGCGCGGTCTACCACGTCGTGCTGGTGATGCGCGGGGACGACTCGGATCTAAGCGGCGTCCTGATCGGATACCTGAACGGGGCCAGCTTCGGCCAACGCAGCGGCGTCGGACGCCTGTGGAACCACAACCCGGCGGTGATCGCCGGGGCGGCCGCCGACACCCGCTTCCACGACGGCAACACCAACAGCAACGCACGCGAGTTCGACGGACGCGTCGACGAGGTCGCGTTGTACAACCGGGCGCTGACGCAGGCGGAAGTGCTCGCCCACTTTCAGGCGGGGAGCCCCGCCGAAGCGCTGGCGGGCCATTGGAAGTTCGACGAGGGGATCGGGTTGACGGCGGCAGACGGCTCAACCGCGGGCAACGACGCGAAGCTGTGGGGGAGCGCCGCGTGGACGACCGACTGCTTGGGGAGGAACGCCGTCGCCTTCGATGGGGTGCGCGGCGAGGCGGCGACAACCGCCCCCTTCTCGCCACCCTCTACCGGGACTGTCGCGTTCTGGATGAAGAGCGCCGCGGTCCCGCGGTCCATCGGCCGGTTGTTCGGCGTCAACGGCGACTGGGAGGCTCGCCGGCAGACCGACGGCACGATCGTGTTCGACCTGGGCGCGTCGCCCCCCAGCAACGCCCAGCCTTTCCGCACCACCAGCGCCTTCGAAACGGCGGGCCGCTGGCGCCACGTCGCGGCGGTGTTTGACGCCTCCGACAGTTCCTTTGAGGTTTGGGTGGACGGCGAGCTTGAGGCGAGTGGAGTGAACAGCGCGAAGATGGTCGCCCAGCCCTCCGGGACGCTCTCCTTCGGCGCCCGCACGGGGAGCTCGGAGAGGTGGCAAGGGGCCATGCGCGATTTCCGGGTCTACCCCGCGAAGCTCTCTTCGGCCCGCATCGCCCAACTGTACGGGCTGGTTGCACACTGGAAACTCGACGAGACGAGCGGGCCGGACGCCGTAGACTCGAGCGGTCGCGGCGCCGACGCCGAGTTCGTCGGAACGCCCCGGCTGGGGCGCGACGGCGCGTTCTCGCCCAAGACGGGCGCCGCGGTCCAGCTGGACGGGCTGGACGACGCGATCGATTCGGGCCAGGGCCTGCTCAATGGGGCAGACGAATTCACCATGGCCGGCTGGATCAAGCCGCGGAACATGGCGCCTGGCCAACCTTTTTTCGGCCAGCCCGGCCTGATCGAGGTTGGCGTGCTCGACACGGCCTACCGGGTCGAGCTACGGACACGCGCTGCGGGCTCGGTTGCCGCGAGCAACGTGCTGTTCCCGGGGGAGTGGAAGCATCTCGCGGCCGTAGGGACCGGCGACTCCCTCACCCTGTATGTTGACGGTCGCGAGGTCGCCTCTGGAGGATCGAGGGTCGCTGGGTACGGCGCCAACGCCGAAGCGTTCAAGATCGGAGAGGGGGTCATCGAAGACGCCGCGGCGTTCTTTGACGGAATGGTGGATGACGTGCGGCTCTACCACCGCGCCCTCTGCCCGGATCAGGTCTACGACCTCTACAAGGGGGGGCGGCCGAGCGGCGTGCGGATCATCCGATGGAGCGAGGTGCGATAA
- a CDS encoding transposase: MRKADFRKGQRLGKDDHLVRWPKPHIRGVGRKAQLAMPRYLTVRELRVSVKQPGFRTKVIIVVTTLLDPKQYPKEDLAELYRARWNQELDLRTIKTTMQMDVLRCKTPELVRKEAWTHLLAYNLIRTVMAQAAAKHGVLPRTLSFKGALQTLEAFQPLIAQVGPPNRSRCTSTKSCSTPSRPTGSPTDPIASSPDGRKSERPPTTS; encoded by the coding sequence TTGCGGAAAGCGGACTTCCGTAAGGGCCAGCGACTCGGAAAGGACGACCACTTGGTGCGTTGGCCCAAGCCCCACATCCGTGGGGTTGGTCGCAAGGCGCAACTAGCGATGCCAAGGTATCTGACGGTTCGCGAACTGCGTGTAAGTGTCAAGCAACCCGGTTTCCGCACCAAGGTGATCATCGTTGTCACGACCCTGCTCGACCCAAAGCAGTATCCCAAGGAAGACCTGGCCGAGCTGTACCGGGCTCGCTGGAACCAAGAGCTCGACCTGCGCACGATCAAGACCACGATGCAGATGGACGTCCTGCGTTGCAAGACGCCCGAGCTGGTCCGTAAGGAGGCATGGACCCACTTGCTGGCCTACAACCTGATCCGGACGGTCATGGCGCAGGCCGCCGCGAAGCACGGCGTGCTGCCTCGGACCCTCAGCTTCAAAGGGGCGTTGCAAACGCTCGAAGCCTTCCAACCCTTGATCGCGCAGGTCGGGCCACCCAATCGTTCACGCTGCACTTCTACCAAGAGTTGCTCGACGCCGTCGCGACCCACCGGGTCGCCAACCGACCCGATCGCTTCGAGCCCCGACGGAAGAAAAAGCGAAAGGCCCCCTACGACCTCCTGA
- a CDS encoding beta strand repeat-containing protein, with protein sequence MRKPIRLSSVVFALAGWLLTVPALALDFEWDLGAGSDLWDAIVTTPNLDTNWSLNQFPAEPDNIILTAASVAGPQTIDLGGATRTINRLATNGVDGAYTFTNGLLELGLSAGNALLTDNGGGDLVLDADVLLHPDPDSTQRFNVATTGGSITVNGDVSTAQATGITTLMLTSRNDTIVPSVAVSGVISDGAGRVQLVAGFNSDLANHTGVVRVTGANTFTGSVGVNAAILEFDSIANVGGPANALGQAPMVDSAILLGLTDGGGTDRAALRYTGSGHTSDRAIRLSGNNNDSGVIEASGTGALVLTGPVTNPVNGQFLRLGGVSTLDNTLAGTISPGAGAAVTSVVKEGAGKWVVSGSSPDLDGSITVASGRLELSGSIGTTTSNAGAFQVNNAGEFTLDGGYLAASNLSKSPGGVINFRSGTIRVTNASNSPSTFTGPLSIGIGGAGVVQLQGGSKSFDDVTLQGADDTLELGGSGTWEFTSLNNSAGGQIVSTNNATTVRIAGGTFTDRIDSGSRTFSADLTGTGGYTKQGAGTIVFDQSTQHDYTGPTRIDGGTLELAGTSGLPRTPTFIAAGATLVVANNVNGDATGGTTGTGTVVTGAGSGFAVEPSSGVFDFAGAITGAGNFVKRLAGTQVLSGDSDYTGPTEVVADGGTLRIAANGSVAGTSGVTYSSNATLHIAGGTLDTPGNVRPLANSAELLITGGLLKANAIDRSVSTQYLSPVTWTGGTIHLLSAITITNSQTAIDRPLPGVVTLDADMALVSDETITVTSGGALVLDGGAVDAADLPVTGTGGVEFNSGSIRLRSDQTLNAVRLAELDVATPLSANRSFTIDGAATVEAPLVLAGGTLSAGQIVNPGELILSSGVLEVTGGDLTIAADETVDVTSGMTIDVTSGGLVNDGELNAINAVLSFAGGVTNNGDINLINSTVNGDLVNGPGGAATLLGSNIFGDDLEMSATSALILGIEGPDQFDTVAVGGAATIDGLLSVALAGDFTPAAGQQFEVLTATSLVDQGLALVGPSASQFNLVVTGTSLLLQATGGLAGDYNADGVVNAADYTVWRDGLGVAFSQGDYDVWVANFGATAPALLTSVPEPAAGLLLLIAVAAVQKMAVELKAAGPSAASSRRAQLAEVQLTSLGVPTGQRSVGATGSTAKVDGYLRAVQDAAGHRCEFVLGCTRVDWAISETAWPEPDLREVISTNSSLEDIRTGCDEAEAGLEPLVGNF encoded by the coding sequence ATGCGCAAGCCGATCCGACTCTCGTCCGTCGTCTTCGCGCTCGCAGGCTGGTTGCTAACCGTCCCGGCCCTGGCCCTCGACTTCGAATGGGACCTGGGCGCCGGCAGCGACCTGTGGGACGCCATCGTCACGACGCCGAACCTCGACACTAACTGGTCGCTAAACCAGTTCCCCGCCGAGCCAGACAACATCATCCTCACGGCCGCCTCGGTCGCGGGGCCGCAGACCATCGACCTGGGCGGTGCGACGAGGACGATCAACCGGCTCGCGACGAACGGAGTCGACGGCGCCTACACCTTCACCAACGGACTCTTGGAACTCGGGCTCAGCGCGGGCAACGCCCTACTCACAGACAACGGGGGCGGCGACCTGGTGCTGGACGCCGACGTGCTGCTGCATCCCGATCCCGACAGCACCCAACGGTTCAACGTCGCAACGACCGGCGGATCGATCACCGTCAACGGCGACGTGTCCACTGCGCAGGCGACGGGCATCACCACGCTGATGCTCACCTCGCGTAACGACACGATCGTCCCCTCGGTGGCGGTGAGCGGCGTCATCTCCGACGGGGCCGGCCGCGTCCAACTGGTCGCCGGATTCAACTCGGACTTGGCCAACCACACCGGCGTGGTGCGCGTCACCGGCGCCAACACGTTCACCGGCTCAGTGGGGGTCAATGCGGCAATCCTCGAATTCGATTCGATCGCAAACGTGGGCGGTCCGGCCAACGCGCTCGGGCAAGCGCCGATGGTCGACAGCGCCATCCTCCTAGGGCTCACCGACGGCGGGGGAACGGATCGCGCCGCACTCCGCTACACCGGTTCTGGACACACGAGCGACCGCGCGATCCGGTTGTCCGGCAACAACAACGACAGCGGCGTGATTGAGGCGTCCGGGACCGGGGCGCTGGTGCTCACCGGCCCCGTCACCAACCCGGTCAACGGACAGTTCCTCCGCCTCGGCGGCGTCAGCACGCTCGACAACACCCTCGCCGGCACGATCAGCCCCGGGGCCGGCGCAGCCGTCACCAGCGTCGTCAAAGAGGGCGCCGGCAAGTGGGTCGTCTCAGGGTCCAGCCCCGATTTGGACGGCTCGATCACCGTCGCTAGTGGGCGCCTGGAGCTGTCCGGATCGATCGGCACAACGACCAGCAACGCCGGCGCGTTCCAGGTGAATAACGCGGGCGAGTTCACGCTCGACGGCGGCTACCTAGCCGCAAGCAACCTGAGCAAGTCGCCAGGTGGCGTGATCAACTTCCGCTCCGGGACGATCCGCGTCACCAACGCCAGCAACTCGCCAAGCACGTTCACCGGCCCGCTGAGTATCGGAATCGGCGGAGCAGGCGTGGTGCAACTGCAGGGCGGCAGCAAGAGCTTCGACGACGTCACCCTCCAGGGCGCCGACGACACGCTCGAGCTCGGCGGCAGCGGGACCTGGGAGTTCACCAGCCTCAACAACTCGGCGGGCGGGCAGATCGTCAGCACGAACAACGCAACCACGGTGCGGATCGCCGGCGGGACGTTCACCGACCGGATCGACAGCGGCTCGCGCACCTTCAGCGCCGACCTCACCGGCACCGGGGGCTACACCAAGCAGGGAGCGGGGACGATCGTCTTCGACCAGTCTACCCAGCACGACTACACCGGCCCCACCCGCATCGACGGGGGGACGCTAGAACTCGCGGGGACTTCGGGCCTGCCAAGAACCCCGACCTTCATCGCCGCAGGGGCGACCCTCGTCGTGGCAAACAACGTCAACGGCGACGCCACCGGCGGCACAACCGGCACGGGAACCGTCGTCACGGGCGCCGGCTCCGGCTTCGCGGTGGAACCGTCTTCGGGGGTCTTTGACTTCGCCGGAGCGATCACGGGTGCTGGGAACTTCGTGAAGCGTCTAGCCGGAACCCAAGTGCTTTCCGGAGACAGCGACTACACCGGGCCCACAGAAGTCGTCGCCGATGGCGGCACGCTTCGGATTGCTGCGAACGGTAGCGTCGCCGGCACTAGTGGCGTCACCTACAGCAGCAACGCCACGCTGCACATCGCCGGCGGCACGCTCGACACCCCCGGCAACGTTCGGCCGCTCGCGAACTCCGCCGAGCTGTTGATCACCGGCGGCCTGCTCAAGGCGAACGCCATCGACCGCTCCGTTAGCACCCAGTACCTGAGCCCAGTCACGTGGACAGGTGGCACGATCCACCTGCTGTCGGCGATCACGATCACCAACTCCCAGACCGCGATCGACCGGCCGCTGCCGGGCGTCGTAACGCTCGACGCGGACATGGCGCTGGTGAGCGACGAGACGATCACCGTCACGAGCGGCGGTGCTCTCGTGCTCGACGGCGGGGCGGTTGACGCGGCCGATCTTCCCGTGACCGGCACGGGCGGCGTTGAGTTCAACAGCGGATCGATCCGTCTCCGCAGCGACCAGACACTCAACGCCGTTCGGCTGGCCGAACTCGACGTCGCGACGCCGCTCTCCGCAAATCGATCTTTCACGATCGACGGCGCCGCCACCGTCGAGGCGCCACTCGTCCTGGCGGGCGGTACTCTGTCGGCCGGCCAGATCGTCAACCCAGGCGAATTGATTCTCTCCAGCGGCGTGCTCGAGGTGACCGGCGGCGACCTTACGATCGCCGCAGACGAGACGGTCGACGTCACCAGCGGCATGACAATCGACGTCACCTCCGGCGGCCTTGTGAACGATGGCGAGCTGAACGCGATCAACGCCGTGCTGAGCTTCGCGGGGGGCGTCACCAACAACGGCGACATCAACCTGATCAACAGCACGGTCAACGGTGACTTGGTGAACGGGCCGGGGGGCGCCGCGACGCTGCTCGGATCGAATATCTTCGGCGACGATCTTGAAATGTCGGCAACATCGGCGCTGATCTTAGGAATCGAAGGCCCCGACCAGTTCGACACGGTCGCCGTCGGCGGCGCGGCCACGATCGACGGGCTGCTCAGCGTCGCGTTGGCCGGCGACTTCACCCCGGCGGCGGGTCAACAGTTCGAGGTGCTGACCGCCACAAGCCTCGTCGATCAGGGCCTGGCCTTGGTCGGGCCGTCGGCGAGCCAGTTCAACCTCGTCGTGACCGGCACGAGCCTCCTGTTGCAGGCGACGGGCGGTCTCGCCGGCGACTACAACGCTGACGGCGTCGTCAATGCAGCGGACTATACGGTCTGGCGAGACGGTCTCGGGGTAGCGTTCTCTCAGGGCGACTACGACGTGTGGGTGGCCAACTTCGGCGCAACCGCCCCGGCATTATTGACATCGGTGCCCGAACCGGCCGCTGGTCTACTGTTGCTGATAGCAGTAGCCGCGGTACAGAAAATGGCGGTGGAACTGAAGGCGGCTGGACCATCCGCGGCGAGTTCCCGTCGGGCGCAACTCGCGGAGGTGCAGCTCACCTCCCTCGGAGTGCCGACTGGCCAACGGAGCGTGGGCGCAACAGGCAGCACGGCCAAGGTCGATGGCTACCTGCGGGCGGTGCAAGACGCGGCAGGACACCGCTGCGAGTTCGTGCTGGGCTGCACGCGCGTCGACTGGGCCATCTCCGAGACAGCTTGGCCGGAGCCGGATCTGAGGGAAGTGATCTCCACCAACAGCAGTCTCGAGGACATTCGAACAGGCTGCGATGAGGCCGAGGCAGGTTTGGAGCCTCTGGTGGGTAACTTCTAA
- a CDS encoding ISAs1 family transposase, whose amino-acid sequence MGAKASVRIAEHFEGLTDPRRREVTYPLVNIVAMALCAVLSGADDFVAIADWSREKKDWLARFLDMSSGVPSHDRFNAVFAAIKPAEFEKCLLSFITALHEVTEGQVIAIDGKTLRRSFDAASSKAPIHMVSAWASANHIALGQVVTDAKSNEITAIPKLLDILEIQGCLVTIDAMGCQREIAEQIVVGGGDYVLAVKGNQPKLHTAIKGFFAAHLEDDCSGIDCRRSESHEKGHGRQDDRYYYLAKLPDGFDEGSKWRGLKAIGLACRITTHADGTQTHDTRYYIASRYLSGQKFADAVRGHWAIENALHWQLDVTFGEDQCRIRKGHADANFSLLRRTALSLLKNNTSRKLGVKNKRLAAAWSDQYRLEVLCGR is encoded by the coding sequence ATGGGCGCCAAGGCGAGCGTGCGGATTGCGGAGCATTTCGAGGGCCTCACCGACCCGCGTCGGCGTGAGGTGACCTACCCGCTGGTGAACATCGTGGCGATGGCGTTGTGCGCGGTGCTGAGCGGGGCGGACGACTTCGTGGCGATCGCCGACTGGTCGCGGGAGAAGAAGGATTGGCTGGCGAGATTCTTGGACATGAGCAGTGGGGTCCCCTCGCACGACCGCTTCAACGCGGTCTTCGCGGCGATCAAGCCGGCGGAGTTCGAGAAGTGCCTGCTGAGCTTCATCACGGCGTTGCACGAGGTGACCGAAGGGCAGGTGATCGCGATCGACGGCAAGACCTTACGGAGGAGCTTCGACGCGGCGAGCAGCAAGGCGCCGATCCACATGGTCAGCGCGTGGGCGTCGGCCAATCACATCGCGCTGGGGCAGGTGGTCACCGACGCGAAGAGCAACGAGATCACGGCCATTCCCAAGCTGCTGGATATCCTAGAAATCCAGGGGTGTTTGGTGACGATCGATGCGATGGGCTGCCAGCGGGAGATCGCCGAGCAGATCGTCGTGGGAGGGGGGGACTACGTGCTGGCGGTCAAGGGGAACCAGCCCAAGCTGCACACAGCGATCAAGGGCTTCTTCGCCGCCCACCTCGAAGACGATTGCAGCGGCATCGATTGCCGCCGCTCCGAGTCGCACGAGAAGGGGCACGGCCGGCAGGACGATCGCTACTACTACTTAGCGAAGCTTCCGGACGGGTTCGACGAGGGGAGCAAGTGGCGCGGGCTCAAGGCGATCGGCCTGGCGTGCCGCATCACGACCCACGCCGACGGAACGCAGACGCACGACACCCGCTACTACATCGCCAGCCGCTACCTCAGCGGCCAAAAGTTCGCCGACGCGGTCCGTGGCCACTGGGCGATCGAGAACGCGTTGCACTGGCAACTAGACGTCACCTTCGGCGAAGACCAATGCCGCATCCGCAAAGGCCACGCCGACGCCAACTTCAGCCTGCTGCGCAGGACAGCGCTGAGCCTGCTCAAGAACAACACCTCACGCAAGCTGGGCGTCAAGAACAAACGCCTCGCGGCCGCATGGAGCGACCAGTATCGGCTGGAAGTCCTGTGCGGGAGGTGA
- a CDS encoding ISAs1 family transposase, whose amino-acid sequence MGAKASVRIAEHFEGLTDPRRREVTYPLVNIVAMALCAVLSGADDFVAIADWSREKKDWLARFLDMSSGVPSHDRFNAVFAAIKPAEFEKCLLSFITALHEVTEGQVIAIDGKTLRRSFDAASSKAPIHMVSAWASANHIALGQVVTDAKSNEITAIPKLLDILEIQGCLVTIDAMGCQREIAEQIVVGGGDYVLAVKGNQPKLHTAIKGFFAAHLEDDCSGIDCRRSESHEKGHGRQDDRYYYLAKLPDGFDEGSKWRGLKAIGLACRITTHADGTQTHDTRYYIASRYLSGQKFADAVRGHWAIENALHWQLDVTFGEDQCRIRKGHADANFSLLRRTALSLLKNNTSRKLGVKNKRLAAAWSDQYRLEVLCGR is encoded by the coding sequence ATGGGCGCCAAGGCGAGCGTGCGGATTGCGGAGCATTTCGAGGGCCTCACCGACCCGCGTCGGCGTGAGGTGACCTACCCGCTGGTGAACATCGTGGCGATGGCGTTGTGCGCGGTGCTGAGCGGGGCGGACGACTTCGTGGCGATCGCCGACTGGTCGCGGGAGAAGAAGGATTGGCTGGCGAGATTCTTGGACATGAGCAGTGGGGTCCCCTCGCACGACCGCTTCAACGCGGTCTTCGCGGCGATCAAGCCGGCGGAGTTCGAGAAGTGCCTGCTGAGCTTCATCACGGCGTTGCACGAGGTGACCGAAGGGCAGGTGATCGCGATCGACGGCAAGACCTTACGGAGGAGCTTCGACGCGGCGAGCAGCAAGGCGCCGATCCACATGGTCAGCGCGTGGGCGTCGGCCAATCACATCGCGCTGGGGCAGGTGGTCACCGACGCGAAGAGCAACGAGATCACGGCCATTCCCAAGCTGCTGGATATCCTAGAAATCCAGGGGTGTTTGGTGACGATCGATGCGATGGGCTGCCAGCGGGAGATCGCCGAGCAGATCGTCGTGGGAGGGGGGGACTACGTGCTGGCGGTCAAGGGGAACCAGCCCAAGCTGCACACAGCGATCAAGGGCTTCTTCGCCGCCCACCTCGAAGACGATTGCAGCGGCATCGATTGCCGCCGCTCCGAGTCGCACGAGAAGGGGCACGGCCGGCAGGACGATCGCTACTACTACTTAGCGAAGCTTCCGGACGGGTTCGACGAGGGGAGCAAGTGGCGCGGGCTCAAGGCGATCGGCCTGGCGTGCCGCATCACGACCCACGCCGACGGAACGCAGACGCACGACACCCGCTACTACATCGCCAGCCGCTACCTCAGCGGCCAAAAGTTCGCCGACGCGGTCCGTGGCCACTGGGCGATCGAGAACGCGTTGCACTGGCAACTAGACGTCACCTTCGGCGAAGACCAATGCCGCATCCGCAAAGGCCACGCCGACGCCAACTTCAGCCTGCTGCGCAGGACAGCGCTGAGCCTGCTCAAGAACAACACCTCACGCAAGCTGG
- a CDS encoding PEP-CTERM sorting domain-containing protein (PEP-CTERM proteins occur, often in large numbers, in the proteomes of bacteria that also encode an exosortase, a predicted intramembrane cysteine proteinase. The presence of a PEP-CTERM domain at a protein's C-terminus predicts cleavage within the sorting domain, followed by covalent anchoring to some some component of the (usually Gram-negative) cell surface. Many PEP-CTERM proteins exhibit an unusual sequence composition that includes large numbers of potential glycosylation sites. Expression of one such protein has been shown restore the ability of a bacterium to form floc, a type of biofilm.), whose product MTLPATVTKLKRSLSENAREIRAILVVACLTLACGVARSASLPLPHYIVSDYHGDQIRRYDAVTGNYIDTLAEIPNAAEMVVGPDGFLYVSDFQGRRIHRVNMDTGASTVFIEGGTLANPRGIIFGPNGNLFARGSDQINEYDSGTGAFLGAFTSGPAMEAPIAFRFGPDGTLYVVRGYSPGDHTVVKFDSTGQYVAEFGAAYIHKPQNIVLGPDGDLYVANQQSPTDLDIVQFDGRTGAFIRTVVSDPLMSNPLGLYFRNDGSLLVASGDQRIRTYDVQTGAYTGDFVNDPQLVFASSLLLVPEPSGVAILLIGLGVVIRRRR is encoded by the coding sequence ATGACATTACCTGCCACCGTGACGAAACTGAAAAGATCGCTTTCCGAGAACGCACGTGAAATTCGAGCGATCTTGGTCGTGGCTTGCCTCACTCTTGCGTGCGGCGTGGCGCGAAGTGCATCGCTACCTTTGCCGCATTATATCGTAAGTGACTACCACGGAGACCAGATACGACGATATGACGCCGTCACTGGGAACTACATAGACACGCTAGCCGAGATTCCGAACGCTGCCGAAATGGTGGTCGGCCCTGACGGCTTTCTCTATGTGAGCGATTTTCAAGGACGGAGGATTCACAGAGTAAATATGGATACAGGTGCATCAACGGTCTTCATCGAGGGAGGAACTCTCGCGAATCCTAGAGGCATCATCTTCGGTCCGAATGGGAACCTATTCGCCCGAGGATCCGATCAGATTAATGAGTACGATAGCGGTACCGGCGCTTTCCTTGGAGCATTCACTTCAGGCCCGGCAATGGAGGCGCCGATTGCCTTTCGCTTTGGACCCGACGGGACCCTATACGTCGTTCGAGGCTACTCTCCAGGCGACCACACGGTAGTGAAGTTTGATTCTACTGGTCAATACGTCGCGGAGTTCGGCGCCGCTTACATCCACAAGCCTCAGAATATTGTGCTTGGGCCAGATGGCGATCTATATGTTGCCAACCAGCAGTCGCCCACAGATCTGGACATTGTGCAATTCGATGGACGGACGGGCGCGTTCATTAGGACCGTCGTTAGCGATCCTCTAATGAGCAATCCACTTGGGCTCTACTTTCGCAATGATGGCAGCCTGCTCGTGGCCAGCGGTGATCAAAGGATTCGAACGTACGACGTTCAGACAGGTGCTTATACCGGTGATTTCGTCAATGATCCACAACTGGTGTTTGCGTCAAGCCTTTTACTAGTCCCAGAACCGAGCGGCGTCGCGATTCTTCTCATTGGATTGGGTGTGGTGATCAGACGTCGCCGTTAG